One region of Flavobacterium sp. KACC 22763 genomic DNA includes:
- a CDS encoding TonB-dependent receptor, translated as MKKIALLLFLLNSAFLFAQKEVSGLVKDKTGNPLPGVNIVEKGTSNGVSTDFEGSFRIKVKEGATLVFSYVGFTTVEKTASGDKINVTLSENDGQVLNDVVVVGSRNAKRTVVNSAVPIDVINVKDVTTQSGKIEINQLLQYVAPSFNANKQSGSDGADHVDPASLRGMGPDQTLVLINGKRRHQSSLINLFGTRGRGNTGTDLNAIPAASIKRIEILRDGASAQYGSDAIAGVINIVTNDNVDELTGSVTYGVFNTHAKGEFLPGTPNTKGFRLDQNGNGNSYGKDQDFDGGSVRVAANYGTGIGSKGGYVNVTGEFLSKNKTLRPAYDFRKGFGDAEMTGVNLFANLAIPISEKTEFYAFGGSNFRDTDAYAFTRNDGERVVESVYPGGYTPRITSKINDNSIAAGIRTESSGGWKFDLSNTFGKNKFQYDIKGTINASLEEKSPHEFDAGGHSLLQNTTNFDISKNYGDVLKGLNIAFGAEFRVEQFEIFAGEEGSYATYDTNGKPITDPTTQSAPIDPVTGEPRPGGSQGFPGYSPANEVNKDRTNFSLYTDAELDVTEAWMLSGALRFENYSDFGSTLNGKLASRLKLTDHINARGSISTGFRAPSLAQIYYNLRFTNFNASGATEVLLAPNDSPVTRAFGIQKLNEEKAVNASLGFTASFGDFTATVDGYYIQVKDRIVLTGYFDASSLNLGVSEAQFFVNGVDTSTHGLDLVFSWKKNFDFGQFGATLVGNINDMKIDKVKNGTLDEAIFFGKREKAFLLASAPDNKFGLNLTYAKNKFDAGLAFTRFSKVVLVDYADEDDVYNPRLITDLTVGYQFTKSLKLTLGSNNLFNVYPTKQDEQGNTEAGGYWDAVQMGFSGAYYYARLGFNF; from the coding sequence ATGAAAAAGATTGCATTATTACTATTTCTGCTGAATTCAGCATTTCTTTTTGCACAAAAAGAGGTCTCGGGTCTTGTAAAAGATAAAACTGGAAACCCACTTCCAGGTGTTAATATTGTCGAAAAAGGAACTTCTAATGGTGTTTCTACCGATTTTGAGGGAAGCTTCAGAATAAAAGTTAAAGAAGGCGCAACTTTGGTTTTCAGTTATGTAGGATTTACAACAGTTGAAAAAACAGCTTCTGGAGATAAAATAAATGTTACATTAAGTGAAAATGATGGTCAGGTTTTAAATGACGTTGTTGTGGTTGGTTCCAGAAATGCTAAGAGAACCGTTGTAAATTCGGCAGTTCCTATTGATGTAATCAATGTAAAAGATGTTACGACGCAAAGCGGAAAAATCGAAATTAATCAGCTATTGCAATACGTCGCTCCCTCATTTAATGCCAATAAACAATCGGGATCTGATGGTGCCGACCACGTTGACCCTGCTTCTTTGAGAGGTATGGGACCAGATCAGACCTTGGTTTTGATTAACGGAAAAAGAAGGCATCAATCTTCTCTAATCAATTTATTTGGAACGCGCGGGCGCGGTAATACAGGAACAGATTTGAATGCGATTCCTGCCGCATCTATTAAAAGAATTGAAATTCTGCGCGACGGTGCCTCTGCTCAATATGGTTCTGATGCCATTGCCGGAGTTATTAATATTGTGACAAATGACAACGTTGACGAATTAACAGGCTCTGTTACGTATGGTGTTTTTAACACACATGCCAAAGGCGAATTCTTGCCAGGGACTCCAAATACAAAAGGATTTAGATTGGATCAGAATGGAAACGGAAACTCTTATGGAAAAGATCAGGATTTCGATGGAGGTTCAGTAAGAGTAGCAGCAAACTACGGAACAGGAATTGGCTCTAAAGGCGGTTATGTAAATGTTACGGGAGAATTTTTAAGCAAAAACAAAACGCTAAGACCTGCTTACGATTTTAGAAAAGGTTTTGGAGATGCTGAAATGACAGGCGTTAACTTGTTCGCCAATTTAGCAATTCCTATTTCTGAAAAAACTGAATTTTACGCTTTTGGCGGAAGCAATTTTAGAGATACAGATGCTTATGCTTTTACCAGAAATGATGGCGAAAGAGTTGTAGAATCTGTTTATCCAGGTGGATACACGCCAAGAATTACTTCTAAAATTAATGATAATTCTATCGCAGCAGGAATTAGAACTGAATCTTCTGGCGGATGGAAATTTGATTTGAGCAATACTTTTGGTAAAAACAAATTCCAATACGATATTAAAGGAACTATAAATGCTTCTCTTGAAGAAAAATCTCCTCATGAATTTGATGCTGGAGGACACAGTTTACTTCAAAACACCACAAATTTTGATATTTCTAAAAATTATGGAGATGTTTTAAAAGGTTTAAATATTGCTTTTGGAGCTGAATTTAGAGTGGAGCAATTTGAAATTTTTGCTGGCGAAGAAGGTTCATACGCAACTTATGATACAAACGGAAAACCTATTACCGATCCGACAACGCAAAGCGCACCAATTGACCCTGTAACTGGAGAACCAAGACCTGGAGGTTCGCAAGGTTTCCCTGGATACAGCCCTGCCAACGAAGTAAATAAAGACAGAACTAACTTCTCTCTTTATACTGATGCCGAATTGGATGTTACTGAAGCTTGGATGTTAAGCGGAGCTTTACGTTTTGAAAATTACAGTGATTTTGGAAGTACACTAAACGGAAAATTAGCCTCAAGGCTTAAACTTACAGATCATATCAACGCTAGAGGATCGATAAGCACAGGTTTCCGTGCGCCATCTTTAGCTCAAATTTATTATAATTTACGTTTTACCAACTTTAATGCCAGCGGGGCAACAGAAGTATTATTGGCACCAAACGATAGCCCAGTAACAAGAGCGTTCGGAATTCAGAAATTGAATGAAGAAAAAGCAGTAAATGCTTCTTTAGGTTTTACGGCATCTTTTGGCGATTTTACAGCTACAGTTGACGGCTATTATATTCAGGTAAAAGACCGTATTGTTTTGACTGGATATTTTGATGCCAGTTCTTTAAATCTTGGTGTTTCCGAAGCTCAATTTTTCGTAAATGGAGTTGACACAAGCACACATGGTTTGGATTTGGTTTTCTCTTGGAAGAAAAACTTTGATTTCGGCCAATTTGGTGCCACTTTAGTAGGAAACATCAACGACATGAAAATTGACAAGGTTAAAAATGGCACTCTTGACGAAGCTATTTTCTTCGGAAAACGCGAAAAAGCATTTTTACTGGCTTCTGCTCCAGACAATAAATTTGGTTTAAACCTTACTTATGCAAAAAACAAATTTGATGCAGGATTAGCTTTTACTCGTTTCAGCAAAGTAGTTTTGGTTGATTATGCTGATGAAGACGATGTTTACAACCCAAGATTGATTACTGATTTAACTGTTGGATATCAATTTACAAAAAGCTTAAAACTGACTTTAGGAAGCAACAACTTATTTAATGTATACCCAACTAAACAGGACGAACAAGGAAATACAGAAGCTGGAGGTTATTGGGATGCTGTACAAATGGGTTTCAGCGGAGCTTATTACTATGCAAGACTTGGATTTAATTTTTAA
- the ychF gene encoding redox-regulated ATPase YchF, with protein sequence MKAGIVGLPNVGKSTLFNCLSNAKAQSANFPFCTIEPNIGVVNVPDPRINKLEELVKPERVQMATVDIVDIAGLVKGASKGEGLGNQFLGNIRECNAIIHVLRCFDNDNIVHVDGNVNPIRDKETIDIELQLKDLETIEKRLEKVKRAAKTGNKEAQTEEALLNRIREALLQAKSARTIVPQNNDEEVLMESFQLITAKPVLYVCNVDESSAVNGNKYVDQVRELVKDEEAEVIVLSVGAEADITELESYEERQVFLEDMGLEEPGASVLIRAAYKLLKQQTYFTAGVKEVRAWTINIGATAPQAAGVIHTDFEKGFIRAEVISYDDYVQYGSEAKAKEAGKFRVEGKEYIVKDGDVMHFRFNV encoded by the coding sequence ATGAAAGCAGGAATTGTAGGATTACCAAATGTTGGAAAATCAACATTATTTAATTGTTTATCTAATGCAAAAGCGCAGAGTGCGAACTTTCCGTTTTGTACAATCGAGCCAAATATTGGTGTTGTAAACGTTCCAGATCCAAGAATCAATAAATTGGAAGAATTGGTAAAACCAGAGCGCGTTCAAATGGCAACTGTAGATATCGTTGATATTGCAGGTTTGGTAAAAGGAGCAAGTAAAGGTGAAGGTCTTGGAAACCAGTTTTTAGGAAACATTAGAGAGTGTAATGCTATCATTCACGTTTTACGTTGTTTTGATAATGATAATATTGTGCACGTTGACGGAAACGTAAACCCAATTCGTGATAAAGAAACTATCGATATCGAATTGCAGTTAAAAGATTTAGAAACAATCGAAAAACGTTTAGAGAAAGTAAAACGTGCTGCAAAAACAGGAAATAAAGAGGCTCAAACAGAAGAAGCTTTATTGAACAGAATTAGAGAAGCATTATTGCAAGCAAAATCTGCAAGAACAATTGTTCCTCAAAATAATGACGAAGAAGTTCTTATGGAAAGTTTCCAATTAATCACTGCAAAACCAGTTTTATACGTTTGTAACGTTGACGAAAGTTCTGCAGTAAACGGAAACAAATATGTGGATCAAGTTCGTGAATTAGTAAAAGATGAAGAAGCTGAAGTTATTGTGCTTTCAGTAGGAGCAGAAGCTGATATCACAGAATTAGAAAGCTACGAAGAGCGTCAGGTTTTTCTTGAAGATATGGGATTAGAAGAGCCAGGAGCATCAGTTTTAATTCGTGCAGCTTACAAATTATTAAAACAGCAAACGTATTTTACAGCTGGTGTAAAAGAAGTTCGTGCTTGGACAATCAATATCGGAGCTACAGCGCCACAAGCAGCTGGAGTTATCCACACAGATTTTGAAAAAGGATTTATCCGTGCTGAGGTGATTTCATACGATGATTACGTTCAATACGGTTCTGAAGCAAAAGCAAAAGAAGCTGGAAAATTCAGAGTTGAAGGAAAAGAATATATCGTGAAAGATGGTGATGTAATGCATTTCCGTTTTAACGTTTAG
- a CDS encoding TIGR02117 family protein, translated as MLKKSFKILGWMLFGIFSFLALYISSVLIISKITVNSDVAQVEEQNAIPIYILSNGVHTDIVVPIKNEIKDWRSEIQFSQTQSKDSLMNYIAFGWGDKGFYLETPEWSDLKASTAFKAAFGISSSAVHATFFKQLREGEDCKRILVSKENYQNLVNYISNSFSDPIHPQWIEGHSYGKKDAFYEARGSYSLFYTCNTWANNALKAANQKASLWTVYDKGIFCHYK; from the coding sequence ATGCTAAAAAAATCATTCAAAATTCTAGGCTGGATGCTTTTCGGAATTTTCAGTTTTCTTGCTTTGTACATTTCTTCTGTTTTAATCATTTCTAAAATTACGGTAAATTCAGATGTCGCTCAGGTCGAAGAACAAAATGCAATTCCTATTTATATTCTATCAAATGGAGTTCATACTGATATTGTGGTTCCGATAAAAAATGAAATTAAAGATTGGCGAAGCGAAATTCAATTTAGCCAGACACAATCAAAAGATTCTTTAATGAATTATATCGCTTTTGGCTGGGGAGATAAAGGCTTTTATTTGGAAACGCCAGAATGGTCAGATTTAAAAGCAAGTACAGCTTTCAAAGCTGCATTCGGAATCAGTTCTTCCGCTGTACATGCGACGTTTTTTAAGCAATTAAGAGAAGGTGAAGACTGCAAACGAATTTTAGTTTCAAAAGAAAATTATCAAAACTTAGTCAATTATATTTCAAATAGTTTTAGTGATCCAATTCATCCACAATGGATTGAAGGTCACAGTTATGGAAAAAAAGATGCTTTCTATGAAGCAAGAGGGAGCTATAGTCTTTTCTATACTTGCAATACTTGGGCAAACAATGCTTTAAAGGCGGCTAACCAAAAAGCAAGTTTATGGACGGTTTATGATAAAGGGATTTTTTGTCATTATAAATGA
- a CDS encoding YihY/virulence factor BrkB family protein yields MKNHNIFSKTWYLLKTTFLEFNDDNAIKLSAALSYYTIFALPPLLIIIITICGFFFGEEAVTGQLYGQINRLVGNNAAVQIQEAIKNVQLSDSNVFVTVFGVVMLLIGASGVFAEIQSSINYIWGLRAKPNKGLKKFIQNRLMSFSMIVSVGFLMLVSLIVNATLDVLNARLKLYFPDTTVYFFYVVNLVIVFASITLLFAIIFRTLPDGVIKWKDAFIGASCTAILFMIGKFAIGLYLGNSTVASVYGAAGSVIIILVWVYYSAIILYFGAEFTKVYAKAFGGSISPNDYSVEIQKEIFEIEN; encoded by the coding sequence ATGAAAAATCATAACATCTTTTCAAAAACTTGGTATTTATTAAAAACAACATTTTTAGAATTCAATGATGACAATGCTATCAAGCTCAGTGCAGCGTTATCTTATTATACTATTTTTGCTTTGCCTCCTTTGTTGATTATTATAATTACCATTTGTGGCTTCTTTTTTGGGGAAGAGGCAGTCACGGGGCAGTTATACGGTCAGATAAATCGATTGGTCGGGAATAATGCTGCGGTACAGATTCAGGAGGCAATCAAAAATGTTCAATTATCAGACAGTAATGTTTTTGTAACCGTTTTTGGGGTTGTCATGTTGCTGATTGGGGCATCAGGAGTTTTTGCCGAAATTCAGAGTTCAATCAATTATATTTGGGGACTTCGTGCAAAACCAAATAAAGGATTGAAAAAATTTATTCAAAACAGATTGATGTCATTTTCTATGATAGTTTCAGTTGGATTTTTGATGCTGGTTAGTCTAATAGTCAATGCTACACTCGACGTTTTAAATGCACGTTTAAAACTCTATTTTCCGGACACAACAGTTTACTTTTTTTATGTGGTTAATTTGGTGATTGTTTTTGCTAGTATTACATTGCTTTTTGCTATTATATTCCGAACTTTACCAGACGGAGTTATCAAATGGAAAGATGCTTTTATTGGAGCTTCCTGCACAGCAATTTTATTTATGATAGGTAAATTTGCAATTGGATTGTACTTGGGAAATTCAACTGTTGCAAGCGTTTATGGCGCAGCAGGTTCTGTAATTATAATTTTGGTTTGGGTGTATTATTCGGCCATTATTTTATATTTTGGAGCAGAATTTACTAAAGTCTATGCAAAAGCTTTTGGCGGAAGTATTTCACCAAATGATTATTCTGTAGAAATACAAAAGGAGATTTTTGAAATAGAAAATTAA
- a CDS encoding NADPH-dependent FMN reductase has protein sequence MKIVAFGGSNSKQSINKRFATYASSLFENVDVEVLDLNDFAMPVFSVDLEKEIGQHEVAQAFLNKLKEADILVVSMAENNGNYSVAFKNVFDWSSRIEKDVFQHKPMLLLATSPGGRGGASVLGIAQNLFPRYGAEIKGSFSLPAFGSNFDLQENKISNPELDQELKDIIKSNF, from the coding sequence ATGAAAATAGTAGCCTTTGGAGGAAGCAACAGTAAGCAATCAATCAACAAACGTTTTGCAACTTATGCATCAAGCTTGTTTGAAAATGTAGATGTCGAAGTTTTAGATTTGAACGATTTTGCAATGCCGGTTTTTAGCGTAGATCTAGAAAAAGAAATTGGTCAGCATGAAGTGGCGCAAGCATTCTTGAATAAACTTAAAGAAGCTGATATTCTAGTGGTTTCAATGGCAGAAAATAACGGAAATTATTCTGTTGCTTTCAAAAATGTTTTCGATTGGAGTTCTAGAATCGAAAAAGACGTTTTCCAACATAAACCAATGTTATTATTGGCAACTTCTCCAGGCGGTAGAGGAGGCGCATCTGTTTTAGGAATTGCGCAGAATCTTTTCCCGCGTTATGGTGCAGAAATTAAAGGAAGTTTCTCATTACCAGCATTTGGCTCGAATTTTGATTTACAAGAAAATAAAATCTCTAATCCTGAATTAGATCAAGAACTGAAAGATATTATTAAATCAAATTTTTAA